The Aliiroseovarius sediminilitoris region GTCCACGATTTCAACGGTGCCGGAGTTCTTGCCGCGGGGCCGCGCGAGGCCGGGGTGATCGCAGCGGGTCATGTCTTCGAGACGGGTATGGCTGATGGTGCCTGGCTGGCGCTCGGACATGCCGTCGCACCAGCCGGTTACGCCTATCTGCTGGTGAAAAACGGGCGCGGCACTGTGGCGAGCTGCATGTTCACGCGCTTCCGCGATCAGGCCAGACATGTCAGGGCGGCCGAGGAATTCTTCCGAGTCCATGTCGGCCTTGAGATGCGCAATCCGCGCGCCTTCGGCGGCTACGGCAACATGCGCCTGCCACGGACGGCTAAACAGGGCGGTCATCCTGTGATTGGCGAGCACGCCGGGTTCCAGGACGCGCTTGCCGGGTTCGGGATGCGCTACGCCATCCACTCGGGCGTGCTGGCCGCACAAAGCCTGCTTTCAGGAGACGACTACACCGCCGTCTGGCAAGCGGAACTGGGGCCGGGGCTGAAGGCCGGGATCGCCAACCGCTGGATCTTCAACCTGGCGGGCGAGACGGGGATGCGGTTTGCCATTGGAAGTCTTGCAAATCGTGATGCAGGTGACCTGTTGCGCCGCGCCTACGACCTGACGCCGCTGAAGCGGCTGGCGCTGCCGATCGCGCGGCGGAGCTACAGCGCACCGCTTGCAGATCCAAGCTGTAGCCACGAGGATTGCGATTGTGTTTGGTGCCGGCACGGCGACCACGGCGCCGCAGGTGAGGTCCAGACCTGAAGTTTCCGCGACACGGCCAGAGCATCAGGAGGACCCGCCGTGAAACACGAACCGACCATCGCGACGGTCCTCGCCTGCACCCAGCCGCAAATGGGGGCGATCCCTGCCGACATGCTCTTGAACGAACGGCTGGGCGGTGCCGCCTGCTCAAGCATTGTTTTGGGCCGCGGTGGGATCGTCCTGATCGCACTGCCGCAGACGTTCATGGCTTCAACCGGGGCCGCTCTCTTGACCGCCAACACCGTCATGAAAAGGTGGCACGCCTCTCACGCTCGGATCCCTCCGCCGCGAGATTGTCGGACGGGGATGGCCAGCGCGCGTCGTGAACGCGGTGAGGCGTTTCAGGCCGGAATAGGGTATGACAGCGCAACATTTTCCAATCCTTATGGTCGGTTACGAGAAAAACCTGTTTAACGGTGAATACCGAGGAAACGCATGTCCTCACCGCGACCTCTGGCAAGCACGACGGAATGAGGTGGCAACAGATCGAGAGTCAAAAGGGAAAATCGTTCTCTTATGCTTCCCCAGATGCGTTGCCTGCGCCATGACGATGACCCAAGCGCAAGCGTCGAAATCCATCTGCGTCTGCCGATGAGGAACACCGATCCGTTCCTTCTCCAGGTCGCGTCTAAGAGTGGTAAGCGTGGCAGCCTTGTTGCGACGGGATGGTTTCCCATTCTCGCACCTGTCGTCTATTTGCAGGTCAACGAGATCGCGAAAGTTTGCCAGACGGACGGCATGTTCGGCCAGCCCATGACCCGACCGGGGTCCCGCTTGGTCAGCCCAGCATTGGGCATCGTTACGATCCTTTCGTCTGATCTGGACCCGTTTGGCACCGAAAGGAAGTTTGGTGGTGGAGGCCATTTTCGTCTATTCTGTGCGCGCAATATGTCGTCGCAAAGGGGCAAATTCGGGAATGCTGGGGCGTGTTTCAGCATGGAAATATCTGACGCCTACAGTTGGTAGGCGCGCAAAGTAACCTGATAAAACAATGTTCTATCTCGTTCACGACCCTCAATGCTGGGTCGGGTGTGTTCATAATTTGAACCAATATGGTGATCGGAACCGGCTGCATCATCGGCGCAAATGGAACTGACATTATGACAAGCCCTGGCGAGTGTTCGAGGGAACACGTGATTGGGTTCATCAACGCGCATCGGGACCAGAAGGACTTTTGGCCTTTCCGACGCCTTCAGCAGGTCATGGCCATTCGTCCTGCGGGGCAGCGATCAGAGCTTTATGAGTTGGCGGTCGAACTTGGATAGCAGGTGCCAGTGTTTACGGACCGATCGCTATAATCGTTCCGGGGTGACGAATTTTTTTGCGATGCGCCGGATGCGCCGGATGCACCGGACGCGCCAAAGGTGCGCCGCACTGTCTTAATTTTACGCCGACGCGGTCGCTTGGTCCTCTGGGCTGAGATCGAGCAGTGCCGCGATCTCAGTATATGCGCTGCGGATGGCTACGGTTCCCGCTGCGATGCAATGGCGCTTGAACTTGAACTCCAGCGTTCCGATCGTTTGGGAAAATTCGGGGCGGATCACCAGATCTGCCTGGGCGAAGCGCAACCGCGCATGTTGGTTCTGGCACACTTCGACAGACCGCAACATCGCCTGCACACCGTTTTGCGGACCGGTCGTGGTTTCACGTTGGCTGGGATCCACGGCAATCACAACCTCCGCACCGCTGGCACGCGCGATGTCAATAGGTGCGATGTCGGCGTAAGCCCCATCCATCAGCACATGCGGATCATCGGTCAGGGGTGGCAATATCCCAGCAAGTGCCGCGCTTGCGTATACGTAATCCGCTGCGCGACCCTTGCCGTATACGACGCGTTCACCGGACAACATGTCGGTTGCACAGACGAAAACCGGCACGCGACCATCTTCCAGGTTCTTGCCTTGGGTCAGGTCGGACAGGACATTGCGGCCCCATGTCTCGGTGCGCGCACCGGCCCCCCAACCGAAATACATGTCCCGTGCGGCAAGCAAAGCGGTCCGAAGCCCCCTCATCCTTGCGACCAGGCCCGGCAGGCGAAAGTCGGGCGTTGCCGGAAACCCGCTGGTATCCATACCAACCAGTTCGTCGTACCAATCATCATTCAGCGCATATGTGGCGCCGACGACCGCGCCCATCGATACGCCCACGATGGCGCTGGGGACGTAGCCTCTGGCGACCAGCGCCTTGAGCACACCGGCATGCGACAAACCCCTTGCCCCGCCGCCGCTGAACACAAGGGCGAAGGATTTATGGGCTCCGTCATTCGGTCTCATCCGGCCTGTCAACATCGAGCCTCCGCTTTCAGGATCTTTTCCAGGTGCCTTGGGAATAGGCTTGATCTGTCCTGACCTGATCCAACCTCCTCGATGCCGAGACGCGACATCGGCAGAGTTGATATATAATCTGCGCCAAACGCGCTGCCACTCGTGAAGCCTGTTCTTGATCGATGTGTCATCGGTCGGTTTCCTTTGGTTTATCCCGCAAGGCTCAAATCGAACTGCGCTCGTTCACAAGACTACAGCCGATCTTTTCCAGCGATGGAAGTAACTCTTCAAGACTAACAATGTCGGATATTCCGACATGGCCGGTTCTTTGGGCGGCCTCGGCGGTCAGCAGTTTTTCTGCCACTTTTGCGGCCACCATGCCCGTTACCCGCGATTGGTTCTGACCGGCTAATTGTATCGTTCCGCTAGCGTGATCGGACCGTGCGCGTACGAACAGTCCCAAGGTGTCGTCGGACAGGCGCAATGCCTGAAGAATTGCTCTGAGGAAAGGTTGCGATACGCTCAGGATACCTGGGTATCTGACCAGCAAAGGTGCGATCGCAGGCAGCATTCGCGTTGACCATTTCGGGACCAGTGCAAGGGCTGATGTTACAGTCTCCACCTGCAATTTCTGTTTCACTTTGTCCCGATCGACAAAATCGACCGGGATGACGTAGCGACCGACGGCTGGCAATGGGGGAACGATGCTTTCGGCCCTGCTTGCCTCGACGCAACGTGCCAGTGTCCAGTCCATTGCTTCCACGCCGTGTGTTCCGACCAAGCCAAGCTGCAAGATCAGTTCCGCGACCTCCGTTTGGGGTACGTCATCTACGATGTGTTGCAACATGAGATTGCTCAGGCCCGGCGCAAGACCGACCTCGGTGACAAGCGCGACATGCGCGGCTTGGGCATCAGCCGATATACTGCCAATAGTCCGCATGACCGATACGCTGGCTGCAACCGAAATCATGGATATTCTGTGATCAATGCAGGCGCGTGCGGCCGTTTCGGCACCAGCTTCGGTATTCAGAACAACAAGCGACGCCATCGGAAATACGGCATTGATGGAAGCGCGCGAGGTCAGGTCAATGTGCTGGGCGGTGACTCCCGATGCGAATGTGTCGGCAAGTGCTTTCGCTTTTTTCAGGGACCGGCCAGCCACGATGATCTGTGCTTCGGGCAGGTTCCTGTGCAGTTCGGTAACGATATGCGTTCCTACGGCACCGTAGCCGCCGACGATCAGGATTGTTTTTTCTTCCGGCAAATCTCAGCATCCTTTCCGGGGGGGATGGCCTGCTTAGGCACTTCTCTGGCCGCTTTTACGCGACGTTGGATACACCTGCTCATCATACCCCGACACATGAACTCAGACGCAGCACGGTGCAAAACCTTACGGTGAAAGATGTTCCGGCACCCAAGATATACGTCGGGAAGGTTCGATCCGGCGACCATCCAAGCCGCATATTGGATTGCCGGATGACCGTTTCCCACAAAATCTGTTGGTTGACGCTGTAACCTTTGGCGACA contains the following coding sequences:
- a CDS encoding patatin-like phospholipase family protein, which encodes MRPNDGAHKSFALVFSGGGARGLSHAGVLKALVARGYVPSAIVGVSMGAVVGATYALNDDWYDELVGMDTSGFPATPDFRLPGLVARMRGLRTALLAARDMYFGWGAGARTETWGRNVLSDLTQGKNLEDGRVPVFVCATDMLSGERVVYGKGRAADYVYASAALAGILPPLTDDPHVLMDGAYADIAPIDIARASGAEVVIAVDPSQRETTTGPQNGVQAMLRSVEVCQNQHARLRFAQADLVIRPEFSQTIGTLEFKFKRHCIAAGTVAIRSAYTEIAALLDLSPEDQATASA
- a CDS encoding NAD(P)/FAD-dependent oxidoreductase encodes the protein MNTKMAFTIVGAGPAGLACAIVLARGGAKVVVREWKDRVGHRFHDDFQGLENWSRESDALEDLVAAGIAADFEHHPFDRGIVFDPAGRQHRVRGRRALFYLVRRGPGEGTLDSALLAQARAAGVELRFGDRVHDFNGAGVLAAGPREAGVIAAGHVFETGMADGAWLALGHAVAPAGYAYLLVKNGRGTVASCMFTRFRDQARHVRAAEEFFRVHVGLEMRNPRAFGGYGNMRLPRTAKQGGHPVIGEHAGFQDALAGFGMRYAIHSGVLAAQSLLSGDDYTAVWQAELGPGLKAGIANRWIFNLAGETGMRFAIGSLANRDAGDLLRRAYDLTPLKRLALPIARRSYSAPLADPSCSHEDCDCVWCRHGDHGAAGEVQT
- a CDS encoding saccharopine dehydrogenase NADP-binding domain-containing protein, encoding MPEEKTILIVGGYGAVGTHIVTELHRNLPEAQIIVAGRSLKKAKALADTFASGVTAQHIDLTSRASINAVFPMASLVVLNTEAGAETAARACIDHRISMISVAASVSVMRTIGSISADAQAAHVALVTEVGLAPGLSNLMLQHIVDDVPQTEVAELILQLGLVGTHGVEAMDWTLARCVEASRAESIVPPLPAVGRYVIPVDFVDRDKVKQKLQVETVTSALALVPKWSTRMLPAIAPLLVRYPGILSVSQPFLRAILQALRLSDDTLGLFVRARSDHASGTIQLAGQNQSRVTGMVAAKVAEKLLTAEAAQRTGHVGISDIVSLEELLPSLEKIGCSLVNERSSI